Proteins encoded within one genomic window of Cucumis sativus cultivar 9930 chromosome 3, Cucumber_9930_V3, whole genome shotgun sequence:
- the LOC101210557 gene encoding casein kinase 1-like protein 2 yields the protein MEPRVGNKFKLGRKIGSGSFGEIYLGTNIQTNEEVAIKLENVKTKHPQLLYESKLYKILQGGTGIPNVRWFGVEGDYNVLVIDLLGPSLEDLFNFCSRKLSLKTVLMLADQMINRVEFVHSKSFLHRDIKPDNFLMGLGRRANQVYAIDFGLAKKYRDTSTHQHIPYRENKNLTGTARYASMNTHLGIEQSRRDDLESLGYVLMYFLRGSLPWQGLKAGTKKQKYEKISEKKVSTSIEALCRGYPTEFASYFHYCRSLRFDDKPDYAYLKRLFRDLFIREGFQFDYVFDWTILKYQQSQITAPPTRAIGGAGPSSGVPMAIANADRHTGGEEGRPPPSGWVAPDPLRRRNSGPVTGTAKQKPPATNDHAIAKERILPNSNIIQSSGSSRRAAIASTQDIALLGCESDPTRLGIPDPSFGAVQKISSAQRHSPADQNRSTSARNISSGIRNFESTLRGIESLHFNQDEKVQY from the exons ATGGAGCCTCGAGTTggaaacaaatttaaactcGGTCGGAAGATTGGAAGCGGATCGTTTGGAGAGATCTATCTCg GTACTAATATTCAGACGAATGAAGAAGTTGCAATTAAGCTT GAAAATGTGAAGACGAAACATCCACAACTGCTTTATGAATCAAAGCTATATAAAATACTACAAGGAGGAA CTGGGATTCCAAATGTGAGGTGGTTTGGCGTCGAAGGAGACTATAATGTTCTTGTGATTGATTTGTTGGGCCCTAGCCTTGAAGATTTATTTAACTTCTGCAGCAGAAAATTGTCTCTTAAGACTGTTCTTATGCTTGCAGATCAGATG ATCAATCGGGTGGAATTTGTTCACTCCAAATCCTTTCTACATCGGGATATCAAACCAGATAATTTTCTTATGGGCTTAGGCAGGCGTGCAAATcag GTCTACGCCATCGACTTTGGGTTAGCTAAAAAGTACAGAGACACTTCAACTCATCAGCACATTCCTTACAG agaaaacaagaatttgaCAGGAACTGCAAGATATGCAAGCATGAATACCCATCTTGGCATTG AACAAAGCCGCCGAGATGATTTAGAATCACTTGGATATGTtcttatgtattttttaaggGGGAG TCTTCCTTGGCAGGGACTTAAAGCAGGAACGAAGAAACAAAAGTACGAAAAGATTAGTGAAAAGAAAGTCTCCACTTCTATAGAG GCCCTTTGTCGTGGATACCCTACTGAATTTGCTTCCTACTTCCATTATTGTCGATCATTAAGGTTTGATGATAAGCCAGACTACGCTTATCTAAAAAGACTCTTCCGTGACCTTTTCATTCGTGaag GTTTTCAGTTCGATTATGTGTTTGATTGGACCATTTTGAAGTACCAGCAATCCCAGATAACTGCCCCACCTACTCGTGCCATT GGTGGTGCTGGACCAAGTTCTGGAGTACCTATGGCTATAGCAAATGCTGATAGGCACACTG GTGGCGAGGAGGGTCGACCACCACCGAGTGGCTGGGTAGCACCAGACCCCTTGCGAAGGAGAAACTCTGGTCCAGTTACGGGCActgcaaaacaaaaacctCCAGCCACAAACGATCACGCTATTGCCAAGGAACGCATA CTACCAAATTCCAATATTATACAATCAAGTGGATCATCAAGACGAGCTGCAATAGCTAGCACCCAAGATATAGCCCTCCTTGGATGTGAATCCGACCCAACTCGCCTTGGAATTCCAGATCCGAGCTTTGGAGCTGTACAGAAAATCTCTAGTGCACAAAGGCATTCACCAGCTGATCAGAACCGTTCGACCTCGGCCAGAAACATATCATCAGGCATCAGGAACTTTGAGTCCACTCTTAGAGGTATCGAAAGCCTCCATTTTAATCAAGATGAGAAGGTACAATATTAG